The nucleotide window GTTGCTTGCACTCAGATCTCGCAGATCACACACAGATCGCGGGGTCATGCGTCACTAAGTTTGATCATATACAGAGCTCATAAAGGATCCTTGATTAAAATTGTAAATCCCAAATACTTCCATACCGTGGTCTCTGCTGCATGGCGGAGAAACACGAAGACCCTGCAGATTCCTGGAGAACAAGACATTGGGGCTCAACGAGTAAGACTCCCAGATCTCGTGCTACATTCACCATCACTCAGACTTTTTTCCAAGTTTCAAGAGGATATCATGGTAGAACACTTGAGTTACCGACTGGTTAGAAtaaacaagaaacaagacaCTGCGCTGACTGCCTAACTAATTCTCGCAAGCTTACTGCGAGGCTGCCTGTCTAAAACTTGACTCTATATCAAGCAACCTCACTATAGCATTTGCAATTTATGTAATTTTTGAGTTTTGTTATTGGAGAATAGTAAGCTACTGCCTAGACTGTGCCATATCGATCCGATACCTCAAATATCATGTCAGCAATGAAATGAGCCATCGCTGACTGAAGTTCCTTGTCTTGAAGTCAAAGCACACCGCTAACAAAAGTTAACATTGTATGAATTTCTAGATAAGCGCGCTTTATCCTCCATCTGGTAtaggtatagtatatattgGCTCATGCTCGGCTTTTCTAATGCATTGTCAGTGGTTTTAGTGCACATTCACTTCCAAACTCCCCAACAAAACCCTATTATCACTCGGTTTTCTACAACTACTTTCCGAAGTCAAACGAAAATCTCACCTTCCCTCCAGTGCCCACTCGCATATCGTATAGATTGAGGTCGAATCAAAGCGGAGTAAGGAGATGTCATCATCTTACACAGCCGAGATAGGGCTGATGCACTGCTACACTACCACGATAGCGCGGCGCTTATGATGTTCAACTCCATAACCTCACAGTATCCATTGGCTCAGAAGCCGAATAGCGACATGGCTGGAGGCTTGGACACCTCCTGAATTGCCAATTGTGGATTTTCGATCATCTTGCAGTAAGCAGGCTTGCATGTAGGGGTATCTCTAGATCATCTCTCGAGATGTCAGCTCTGGGGCTTTGTTACAATATCAACATCCGGAAGGTCGTCCTGGAACCTTGCTTCATGAGGCTTAAGTTTTCAGAAAGTATGGACTTGCATTGGTTTTCATTGTCAACGGTCTGCATTTTGTCCAAGCAGCTGAGCATCCCTGCAGGGTCCTCTGCCTATGTGACGCCGAGAGATATAGTATCAAGAGTGATGACTACCTCAGGATGCTCCCAGGAATAAAAGGAACGCGTCTGCTCTCTTGTAATGACGTGTCTCCCCAGTGTTGCTTTCACAACTCTTGTTTTACACCCAgccttcttttctctctgaCTATCCTCTCGCCCTCTATCTTACACGATCATGGTATCTCATCTGTCTGATGTAGCTAAAACAGCTGCTGGTATCGAGCAGACAACAATTACTGGCCCAACCAACGCCAGTAAACCCCATCTAGTTTTTGGTGCAACTCCTGTGGATGGTCACATATACCCCTTGATTCGAATCGCAGAAGATCTCGTGCAGCGTGGCTTCGAGGCCACTTTCATCGCTGGTGATCAATTCGAGAAAGCAATCACAGGCGCCGGCATTCGACATGTTACAGTCCCACCTCTTGTGAATTCAAAGCTCATGGCAGAGCGTGAGGCTATCCCCGCTGGCATTCCTCGACTTCTCTATGATATCAGACATATCTTCACTGGCCAAACTCCTGAGTGCTGGAGGATCCTCAAAGAAGTTCTGAGGACATCAGAGCTGAGGATCCAGAGAGAAAAGTGATTGTCATGCCAGAGACGTGCTTCATGGGTGCCAATCCTATCTCTCTCGGTGGACCTCTCCCCAAAGGATACACCAAGCGACCCAAGGTGATCAACTCGAATCCTATTCCTTACATGGCTACCAGCATCGACACTGCGCCTTTTGGTCCAGGTCTTCCTCCTGACTCAACGGAGTCTGGCCGTGCGAGAAATCAATTCATGAACCAGATGATGGTTGGTGGACCTTTTGCTGATGTTATCGCCCATCAGGAAGAGGTTCTCAAGAATCTCGGCGCCACTGAGATTCTAGAGCCTCAGATTCCTTTCCACTATTGGATGCTCATGCATGATCTTTCGATTCAAATGTGCCCTCCCAGTCTCGAGTACTCTCGATCTGATGTACCATCCAACGTCAAGTTTTCAGGCTGCGCAACACCCAAACCTATTCCTGCAGACTTTGACTATCCTTCTTGGTGGGATGATGTGAAGCATGGTGACCGACGTATCGTTGCTGTAACTCAGGAAACTATCGCTCGCGACGCAACCAATCTGATAATCCCTACTATCGAGGCCCTCTCTGACCACGACGACCTCCTCGGGGTAGCAATCCTTGGGCAAAGCGGCGCTGTTCTCCCCGATGACATCACTATTCCTTCCAACACCCGTGTCATTGATCACCTCCCCTACGACGCTCTCCTACCTCATGCTTCAGTGTTTGCCATGAATGCTGGATATGGTGGCTTCCTGCATGGAGTAACTAACGGAGTTCCTTTGGTTCTTGCAGGTGAGACTGAGGACAAACCGGAGATTGCAACGCGCGGAGAGTGGAGTGGTGTTGCGGTCAATTTGAAAACGGGTAGGCCTACACCTGATATGGTACGGTTAGGTGTCGAGCGTATCTTGGCAGATGGTAGCTTCAAAAAGAgggttgatgagatcaaggccgagaATGAAGCGATGAAATTCTTTGACTTTATCGAGGAGCTGGTTCTCTCTGTTGGAAGTCTTGGAGGCATGATTTGTTTGGCAGTATAATAGTCTTAGCGTCACTTATAATGCATTATTTATGAGGACCCTGGACCTATGATTGATGCCATGTGTAAGAAAAAGTCTCCGAGAGCCTCCGGTCCATCGACTCTGTTCCTTCgtccggctccggctccggcggGGCCGCGGTTCCTTAAATAGGCCGATTATTACGGAGCATCGCCCGGAGAGGACAAAGTTGCACATCCTTCTTATATAAAACAGACTTCTGATCTTACCTCGCCAGATCAAATCCAGGGCTTGTTGATCATTCAGGTTCAGAACACCTCAACCAAGGCTTCGCCATGGCAACCTCCAAGGCATTGCCTCTGGCTTTCATGGATGCTCTTAGTCCAGCTGTGTCATATTTTCGGCCCGATATAACAACTTCAACGACTCCCAAAGCCACAACCTCTGGTGATCCTCCACTGATTATCATTCTTTCGTGGTCGGAAGCTCGCGATGTTCATATAGCAAAGTACATCTCTCAGTATCGCGAACTCTATCCAACATCTGCCATGCTCTTGTTCCGCGCTTCCACCAAGCTATACATTCAGCCAGCTCTACGTCGTCGCCTGTTTGAGCCTGCTTTGCCAATTCTACAGTCAGTTGACACCAAGGAAGACGATGCACCCAACTTTCTCATCCATATCTTTTCCAACGGGGGTGTCAGTTCTGCTGCCACGCTTTGGGAGATATGGGAAACTTCACTAGGCGGTAAACCTATTCCTCGACATGCTGTCGTGATGGACTCGTGCCCTGGATACTTCCATTGGAAACGAGATCACCATGTCCTGTCAACCGGACTTCCACCATTCCTATCTCCCGTCGTCTGGGTATTTCTGGGTTTTGCATGGGTGTACTACAAACTATGGCTGGGTGTGGAACCACATACCGCCTATGCCTCGGCTCTCAATACGCCTGAGAGAATCAGCCGGGAGACTATGCGGGCATACCTTTACGGAGATGCAGACCTCTCAGTTGGTTGGGAGGATGTGGAATCACATGCTCAACAAGCAAAGGATAATGGCGCTGTAGTCAGAACAGAGAAATTTGCTGGAGGTGCCCATGTCACTCATGTCAGAGCTGATGCTGATAGATACTGGAAGGCTGTCCAGGAGACTTGGCAAGGGGAAGAGCTATAGATTAGATATTCATCGTTGTGTATGAATATAATAGACATTATTAATTCCatagatagatatattaCATTCGCTCAGTATGGTTGCGTAGCCTTCAAGGTCCTGAAAGTCCCTGTTCATTATTCATTACCATagtttcttctcatctcatgatAGATCGTGTATATGTCGATCATAGATTCTCCGTAGAAGGTCAGCATGTCTGTCCCGTTACGCCTAGTACCCGAAAGAAAGCCCGGCGCCGATAAGTGTATGCTTTGTTCAAGTCCTCTGTTTCTTTGAGGCATCGCTAGATTCTCCTCGCTCCCCAGCTGCTCTCTTGCCGAGGCTGCTTTGTGTTTGTGAGGTCTGTTGGAACGGCATTATGTGACTGTCATCTAAGCCTCCGACgccctcgtcttcctcatggCATACGGAGCATTCTTGGTTGAAATCGTGCTCTTCGACGAGGATACCTCGGCGACATCCACCAAACCATCCGTTATTCTTAGCCTCAAGGCAGGAGAGTTCTTGGGTCAAGTCAACCCAAGTCTGAGGCTGGTCGCAACACGTGCAATGTCCTCTGAAAATCATCATTCGGCACATGTCTGCACTGGAGAATTGGCCGTTGATACCTCAGCGACGCGTGACACGATATCACGATGGTAGGCGTAGAGGCTTGTTCGAGAGTCAGTGTGTATAAGTGAAGGCGTTTGTTGGTGAGAATAGCCTTGTCTTGGTGGCCTTGTTTCTTGTATTGGGAATACTCGCGATGTCTCAGTTGGGGAAGATGCCGAATACCGAATTGGTGTCTTCATCAAGCGAAGCTCTGTAACGTAAGACACGAGACGAGTGAGTACCGAACAGAATACGGAGTAGCAAGCCACAATGCAACGTCGACGCTGATGCCAAAGAGAAGCCACAGAAATTGTCGATGTTTCTTTGATATGCAATTCGTAGgtattaaaaaaagcaatAAAATGAGCCGTACTCGCCGGGCCACGGGAGAGAGAAAGTGAGAGGACCTGGtgattttaatatatatacagTACAAGTGAGTGATGTGCAATGATGGACGTGCTACGGCATACACCGACCGCGATACGGATACAACATTGGTAATTCGACGAGGCAACGGCCAACTCTAATTActcctttttacctttttccACACCGTTGAGGTCACGTCACGTCGTCACACATACATAGATAATTACAAACAGCCAGAAACGGACgtgtcttcttctctcgccTCTGATAGGCACGGCAAGGCAATGGTTGTCATGAGAGGTCAAAGCGATAGTTATCCAGCTGCCTCGCATCAACACATCACTTCCAGTTTCATTCTGATGTTTCATTTCCTCCCCTTCCTTGGCTTTGGGGCAATAAGCTTTCCTCAAACGCTAGGCATGTGCATCCGTCCATATGTATTGCCACTGACTAGTACTGTTGTAGTTGGCTTCTCCTTCACTGCCACCGCCTGACAATTCCCGAGCCCTTCGCTTCTGAGTTCTAGACTCCCAAGTTTATTAGGATCCTGCTCTTGAAAGTTGACCCGTATCGTGGGGGTGCTTTGTGGGTTCTCGACCTTGTTCCGGAAGTTTCGTCTTCGGCAGTACCCGATAACATGGTCGCTGCTGTTGGACCTGGTGATAGCTTCAGATCGATATTTGGAATTACAGAGACTTGAATTTACGCAATTCCTGACTCCATGAGCTCATGATACTGATCTCTGTCTAAGCTTTTGTATATTCCTCCCGCATGATCTTGATATCCAATCTCACGATAATATCTCCCGCGTTAGGCTGCACATGTGCCGACGTCTTCGTTCTATACCGGTATTCCACTAGACATCGTGACTGGAATTCTTGGGACCTCCACAGACCTACTAGCTCTCCCACTATTCGTCTCAGGGCGTCATAACAAGTACCCGACCAACGGTCTACGGGCGTAACTCACTAGCTATATCCTTATAGACTAAATCTCCGTCAGTTTCGTTCAAGCACTCTCTGATCTCGGGTTTCACCGTTCCTGAGATCACAGTACAGAGTTCGAATTCTACGGCTGAGGCTTAACCATTGATCATGATAAATCCGAGTGCCTTATGCGCTTACTCTCCGGCGAACTTCCTCCCATAGACAACCCCAATGCTGGAGAAGTCTTCTCTTGTCGGGGCATGTAATGCGCCCTAGCTAAGACATCTCTCGTGATCTCAAGTAGTCAAGTTCCATTGCTTGATGTTTCTCCAGCTCTAACTCTCAGGCTTCAGGGAAGTACTGTAAAGATAAAGTCCACTTTGGCCAGTGTCACCATAggctttctctcctctttgAGAATCCAGAGACTGCTCGGTCTCTCCTTTGCGGCTACAGTATAGCGTATTTACTCCTTCAACTTCCGAGTTTTTCATCTTGGTATCGAAAAGGGGAACTTTGATGTGCGTGCTTATTGCGAATCACacccaacaagaagaaggcctgAGTAAAATCCAACACGCTTTATTTTATCATATCGGCAACAGAGGCATCCAGCTCAGCGCTAAACTCAACATTCTTGAGTGCCGTTTGCCATTAAACGCCGTTACAGAGTAAATACCGTCCTCAGACGTGGTTTCTGGGTCCTCGCAAGCGCCACTCATTATGGCCTCTTCATGACATCCCAAGAGTCCTCTTGCATCACTTGTTTATTCTTGGCGCGACTCATAAGTCTGTTGTGATGTCGAGCCACTCTTCTTGCTCGTTGCGGCTCTGGTGTGGTGCAGGCGCATTATCAACTGGGTAGGCATCTCCTTCAGGCGCATTTAATCCAGAGGCTTCTCCAAAAGACGCATCAAACTCATACGCATTAACATACGCCTCTGATTAAGATGCACCTTATAGAGAGAGCTCTAATTGAACCTCATCTAGTTCGGGCAGAACTGGTTCAGGCGAATAGAAGAGAGGAGCCGGCAAGTAGTCAGGGGTAGGTGTCCGGGAGTCCTGAACTGCCCCGAGGTTGCGGAATCTTTTATCACGCTCCTCACACGTTTCATCATACAACGAGGGTTGCGTCTCTGTTTCATCATCTGGCTCCAGGACTGCATCGGTCGCAGTGGGCGACCATGGGCTACTGTACGCCCTATCGCAACAAGTAAGCCTTGAGCCTGGTTTTACGCTGTTGAAGTTCCCAACGACGTCTCTTTCTACCAATATACGGTAGTTGTGACCGGGGCACTTAACTCACAGTTGATCCGAGGCCTCAGCTATTTCGTTTGCTATCTGCACTTGCGCCACTAGGGGCATTGTTTGGAGAAACTCTTGCGAAGATGCCTCATCATACGTTGCGAGGCTGTATGATGTTTCGTAAATGCAGTTGGGGCCTATCCGATTCCTGGCCTCATGGAACGGCGAGTTTCGAACACGCTGTGGCAGATGATGCATCGATACTCGTGGAAGTGCCGCTCACTTCGCGGCGGGGGATAGCGCCGACTCATGATGAAAATGGCAGATAAGAGTTCGATACTAAATAGTATCATCAATGAAGCGAGTGTTATTGTTGCTGAGATGATTCTTGTAAGTGGAAGCAAAGTAAAAGGACCTTGCCCTCCGTGCTTGGGGACGATCCATGGTACCTATGGTAAGGTATGGTAAGGTTTGGcgaggtacctacctacccacGCGATGAATTCATCGGCTGAAGTATCACGGCAACGtgctcaagttcaacatACTCAAAGCTTTGATACAAAGATCACGAGTCTGGAGTGACCTAGTAATGACACTTCCAGGAGACTTGTGTGATCTTCACAGCTCACTACGAGACAAGGCATGATTTGATAAACGTTAAAAAGTCCACAGTTGCGTAAGGCTAAGTAAGTGTTACGATGGTAATACAAGGCAATGCAATCCGAAACTCCATTTCTCCAATCCAACCCACCGTCACCAAAGTATACATTCTCTTTGCTCATGACATGCAAGCGATGAGAATGCCCGGTGTTGAAACCAGACCCAAATGAAAAGGTGGATGAAAGCGCAGCGAGCTAATGCACATGGCGAATTGCTAGGCAACTCAGCATGCAGCATACATGCAGAAACAGGGAGACCACTTGCACGAGACAGTCGACTCATCCAATACCATACGAGCCTGATTGGAAAGGGAGCAAGAGACAAGCTAACACCACGTGCATCAAGACATTACTGGCCCAGTTCAGGTTGTGATCCGAGGTTCGTGCAGTCGAGTTTGCCGGTTCACATCTCAACGTAACGCAACTCGACCGCGCCACGACAAATCGCTAGTTTCAGGATGTACGTTATACCAAGGGATGAGCTGGCACCA belongs to Fusarium musae strain F31 chromosome 9, whole genome shotgun sequence and includes:
- a CDS encoding hypothetical protein (EggNog:ENOG41~CAZy:GT1); the encoded protein is MGANPISLGGPLPKGYTKRPKVINSNPIPYMATSIDTAPFGPGLPPDSTESGRARNQFMNQMMVGGPFADVIAHQEEVLKNLGATEILEPQIPFHYWMLMHDLSIQMCPPSLEYSRSDVPSNVKFSGCATPKPIPADFDYPSWWDDVKHGDRRIVAVTQETIARDATNLIIPTIEALSDHDDLLGVAILGQSGAVLPDDITIPSNTRVIDHLPYDALLPHASVFAMNAGYGGFLHGVTNGVPLVLAGETEDKPEIATRGEWSGVAVNLKTGRPTPDMVRLGVERILADGSFKKRVDEIKAENEAMKFFDFIEELVLSVGSLGGMICLAV
- a CDS encoding hypothetical protein (EggNog:ENOG41), which gives rise to MVSHLSDVAKTAAGIEQTTITGPTNASKPHLVFGATPVDGHIYPLIRIAEDLVQRGFEATFIAGDQFEKAITGAGIRHVTVPPLVNSKLMAEREAIPAGIPRLLYDIRHIFTGQTPECWRILKEVLRTSELRIQREK